A window of the Lactuca sativa cultivar Salinas chromosome 5, Lsat_Salinas_v11, whole genome shotgun sequence genome harbors these coding sequences:
- the LOC111878189 gene encoding serine carboxypeptidase 24: protein MGGQGRRITDQTCLVFVCFFLTSRFTDIASLTTQQEKDRITALPGQPEVAFSQFSGYVTVHKKNGRALFYWLTEAATHNPDQKPLLLWLNGGPGCSSIAYGASEEIGPFRINKTLSSLYLNKYSWNKEANILFLESPAGVGFSYTNTSSDLKDTGDKRTARDALVFLKRWMSRFPQYKQRDFYISGESYAGHYVPQLAKKIHVYNKNHPDPFINLKGFIVGNAVTDNKYDNIGTVEYWWSHSIISDTTYKSIKNSCTFSSQNYTEKCDDAINYAWNHEFGEIDQYSIYTPSCNISSRNATSTRLKNSLVRRRASSYDPCIEKNAEKYYNRPDVQQAMHANYTGIPYKWTACSDELLLNWKDSEFSMLSTYRKLIAAGYRIWMFSGDTDSVVPVTATRFSLSHLNLTVKTQWYPWYLNGQVGGWTEVYDGLTFATVRAAGHEVPLLQPQRGFLLFESFLAGKNLPRS, encoded by the exons ATGGGGGGTCAAGGGAGAAGGATAACTGATCAGACGTGTCTAGTTTTTGTGTGCTTTTTCTTGACTTCAAGATTCACCGACATAGCTTCACTAACCACACAACAAGAAAAGGATCGAATCACAGCGTTGCCTGGGCAGCCGGAGGTGGCGTTCTCTCAGTTTTCCGGCTACGTTACTGTCCACAAGAAAAATGGTCGAGCCCTTTTCTACTGGTTGACTGAAGCCGCAACTCACAATCCAGACCAGAAGCCTCTTCTTCTTTGGCTCAATGGAG GACCAGGTTGCTCATCAATAGCATATGGAGCCTCAGAAGAAATTGGACCTTTCAGAATTAACAAGACTCTCTCTTCTCTGTACCTCAATAAATACTCATGGAACAAAG AGGCAAATATTCTCTTTCTTGAATCTCCCGCGGGTGTCGGTTTTTCGTACACAAACACTAGCTCTGATCTCAAAGACACTGGCGACAAAAGAACCG CAAGGGATGCACTAGTATTCCTCAAAAGATGGATGTCAAGATTTCCACAATACAAGCAGAGGGATTTCTACATATCTGGGGAAAGTTATGCAG GTCATTATGTTCCTCAATTAGCCAAGAAAATCCATGTTTACAACAAGAATCATCCCGATCCATTCATCAACCTAAAAGGATTCATA GTTGGAAATGCAGTGACAGATAACAAGTATGATAATATCGGGACAGTTGAATATTGGTGGAGTCATTCGATTATATCAGACACAACCTACAAATCGATCAAGAATTCTTGCACATTTTCATCACAAAACTACACAGAAAAATGCGATGATGCAATCAATTATGCATGGAATCATGAGTTTGGAGAGATCGATCAATACAGCATTTACACACCTTCATGCAACATATCATCACGTAATGCAACTTCTACAAGGCTCAAGAACAGTCTTGTACGTAGAAGAGCTTCAAGCTATGATCCATGCATCGAGAAAAATGCTGAAAAGTATTATAATCGACCTGATGTACAACAAGCAATGCATGCAAATTACACGGGGATTCCATATAAGTGGACTGCTTGCAG TGATGAACTTCTATTAAACTGGAAGGATTCTGAGTTTTCGATGCTATCAACTTACAGGAAGTTAATCGCAGCTGGTTATCGAATTTGGATGTTTAG TGGTGACACGGATTCTGTTGTGCCAGTTACTGCAACAAGGTTTTCACTCAGCCATCTCAATCTTACGGTTAAAACTCAGTGGTACCCATGGTATTTAAATGGACAG GTGGGTGGATGGACAGAAGTGTATGATGGATTAACATTTGCGACAGTTAGGGCAGCTGGTCACGAAGTCCCTTTGTTGCAGCCTCAAAGAGGGTTTCTTCTCTTCGAATCGTTCTTGGCTGGAAAAAATTTACCAAGATCATGA